In one Thermanaerovibrio velox DSM 12556 genomic region, the following are encoded:
- a CDS encoding 1-phosphofructokinase family hexose kinase produces the protein MILTVTLNPAVDEEYVVPEFRPGGWFRASNVNRSPGGKGINVSILLKQMGFDSVAMGFLAGYNGEYIRDTLSKLRIATSFVHVRGETRTNTYVVDEIGKLETGIAESGPYVPEEALGRFLRAYERMLGRCSSVMLGGSLPPGVPQDIYRELVHMASVRGLEVFVDASGGALLAAVDGGPKVVKVDHRFVSMMMDVPLSSLDNLKSVASRFHDQGVPWVITSYRGYGDMFSTPRGTFVGEVPRRGVVSLFGAGDALMAGLILAFEEGMDEEEAIRFAMACAMEDSLHLEKGVSSRSAVESHLDQIKLTRVG, from the coding sequence GTGATACTTACGGTTACGTTGAACCCGGCGGTGGACGAAGAGTACGTTGTCCCTGAGTTCCGCCCCGGTGGCTGGTTTAGGGCTTCTAACGTAAATAGATCCCCAGGCGGCAAGGGAATAAACGTGTCTATCCTGTTGAAACAGATGGGGTTTGACTCCGTGGCCATGGGGTTTCTGGCGGGGTACAACGGGGAGTACATAAGGGATACCCTGTCCAAGCTTCGGATAGCCACTAGCTTCGTCCACGTTAGGGGCGAGACGAGGACGAACACGTATGTGGTGGACGAGATAGGGAAACTGGAGACCGGGATAGCGGAGAGCGGGCCCTATGTTCCAGAAGAGGCCCTCGGGCGTTTCCTGAGGGCTTATGAGAGGATGCTCGGCCGCTGCAGCTCCGTGATGCTGGGAGGGTCCCTTCCCCCTGGGGTACCGCAGGACATTTACCGGGAACTGGTTCACATGGCCTCCGTGAGGGGCCTAGAAGTGTTTGTGGATGCCTCAGGGGGGGCCCTGCTCGCGGCGGTTGACGGGGGCCCGAAGGTGGTAAAGGTGGACCATCGGTTTGTCTCCATGATGATGGATGTGCCGCTGTCATCCTTGGACAACCTTAAGTCTGTGGCCTCAAGGTTTCATGATCAGGGGGTCCCATGGGTAATAACCTCCTACAGGGGATATGGCGACATGTTCTCGACCCCGAGGGGTACCTTTGTGGGGGAGGTCCCCCGCCGGGGGGTAGTCTCCCTATTTGGTGCTGGCGATGCGCTGATGGCGGGTCTTATATTGGCCTTTGAGGAAGGAATGGATGAGGAGGAGGCCATAAGGTTTGCCATGGCCTGTGCCATGGAGGACTCCCTGCACCTGGAGAAGGGAGTGAGTTCCAGGAGTGCTGTGGAATCCCACTTGGATCAGATAAAGCTTACCCGAGTGGGTTAG
- a CDS encoding CBS domain-containing protein, with translation MKVCDVMERDLTALWEDSTVFEAVEVLSSHGLSGVPVVDDEYHLIGFISEKDIVRAALPGYVDYLQDSLVIPDFGQFQVRLKRIGKEKVSKYMARKVIAFQEDDSDFYVAMTMIRHNIKRAPVVNKQVLVGMINRADLIGRLMEEASS, from the coding sequence ATGAAGGTTTGTGACGTTATGGAAAGGGACCTCACCGCCCTATGGGAGGACTCCACGGTCTTTGAAGCGGTTGAGGTCCTCTCAAGCCATGGTCTTTCCGGGGTTCCTGTGGTGGATGATGAGTATCATCTGATTGGATTCATAAGCGAGAAGGACATAGTCAGGGCCGCCTTGCCTGGCTATGTGGATTACCTTCAGGACTCCTTGGTTATACCCGACTTCGGTCAGTTTCAGGTGCGTCTCAAGCGGATAGGCAAGGAGAAGGTCTCCAAGTACATGGCCAGGAAGGTGATAGCATTTCAGGAGGACGATAGCGATTTTTACGTGGCCATGACCATGATAAGACACAACATAAAGAGGGCCCCTGTGGTTAACAAGCAAGTGCTGGTTGGTATGATCAACCGGGCGGACTTGATAGGCCGGCTTATGGAGGAGGCTTCTTCCTAA
- a CDS encoding protein-tyrosine-phosphatase: MSRVLFVCTGNTCRSPMAEAFFRAIEGGGVAVRSAGLFTTNGLRASPLAVDAAREFGVDLSGHRSTPLRPESLSMDTLVVCMSRSHVEVLLKSGCGEMCGLVSLFGDLVGHPGVEVPDPFGFGMEEYRKVAALLWDWSTLLSLRRPWEGLGT; the protein is encoded by the coding sequence ATGTCGAGGGTGCTGTTTGTTTGCACCGGTAATACCTGTCGAAGTCCGATGGCGGAGGCTTTCTTCAGGGCCATTGAAGGCGGGGGTGTGGCGGTCCGTTCCGCCGGGCTTTTCACGACCAATGGCCTTAGGGCCAGCCCCCTTGCGGTGGATGCAGCGAGGGAGTTTGGGGTTGACCTTTCTGGTCACCGTTCAACTCCGCTTCGACCGGAGAGCCTTAGCATGGACACCCTTGTGGTGTGCATGTCAAGATCCCATGTGGAGGTCCTCCTTAAGTCCGGCTGTGGTGAGATGTGTGGATTGGTGAGCCTCTTTGGCGATCTGGTGGGCCATCCTGGGGTGGAGGTGCCGGATCCTTTTGGTTTTGGCATGGAGGAGTATAGAAAGGTGGCGGCCCTTTTATGGGACTGGAGTACCTTGTTAAGTCTTCGCAGACCTTGGGAGGGCCTTGGGACTTAA
- the fliS gene encoding flagellar export chaperone FliS — MDSNLARKAQDMYRANQVQTATREQLLLLTYDIGIRACHGAIEAMGRSDIEGANDNLKRAQAVVRELMVTLNLEQGGEVARSLMGLYDFFYNRLVEANVKKDPSLVREVLGMLEELRKTWAEAIEKLKSEQSPPAQGGVSQRKAPDKVESYSGAPGGVNIAG, encoded by the coding sequence ATGGACTCTAACTTGGCCCGCAAGGCTCAGGATATGTACAGGGCCAATCAGGTACAGACTGCCACTAGGGAGCAGCTTCTGCTTCTGACCTACGACATAGGTATAAGGGCCTGTCATGGGGCGATAGAGGCGATGGGAAGATCCGACATCGAAGGGGCTAACGATAACCTCAAGAGGGCCCAAGCGGTTGTGAGGGAGCTCATGGTCACCCTGAACTTAGAGCAGGGGGGCGAGGTTGCCCGATCCCTGATGGGACTTTACGACTTCTTCTACAACCGTCTGGTGGAAGCTAACGTAAAGAAGGACCCTTCGTTGGTTCGAGAGGTTTTGGGTATGTTGGAAGAGCTTCGTAAAACCTGGGCAGAGGCCATCGAGAAGCTGAAGTCCGAGCAATCGCCCCCGGCTCAGGGTGGTGTTTCTCAACGCAAGGCGCCGGATAAGGTGGAGTCTTACTCCGGTGCCCCTGGGGGTGTTAACATTGCGGGCTGA
- a CDS encoding flagellar protein FlgN, whose translation MLTLRADLGDRLKGEIEGLIDQEIVIYAALGKLVDQEADCVSRRDMDGLMDVLSEKQTYISRQEALLDCWKNVAFSLGVDGGRESAAFWAAIADRVGRKGYDDLVLKVNEVRRMAGTLLDREREVQRELEAHMEEIRSKLMQMRTGRQVLRGYGG comes from the coding sequence GTGTTAACATTGCGGGCTGATCTTGGGGACCGATTGAAGGGAGAGATAGAGGGTCTCATAGATCAGGAGATTGTTATATATGCTGCGTTGGGGAAGCTGGTGGACCAGGAGGCGGACTGTGTTTCAAGGAGGGACATGGACGGCCTTATGGATGTCCTCTCGGAGAAGCAGACCTACATCTCTCGACAGGAGGCGCTCTTGGACTGCTGGAAGAATGTGGCCTTTTCCCTTGGTGTGGATGGTGGCCGGGAGAGCGCTGCCTTTTGGGCTGCCATAGCCGACAGGGTTGGCCGCAAGGGCTACGATGACCTGGTCTTGAAGGTAAACGAGGTAAGGCGAATGGCGGGAACTCTTTTGGACAGGGAGAGGGAGGTCCAACGGGAACTGGAGGCCCATATGGAGGAGATAAGGTCCAAGCTCATGCAGATGAGGACGGGCAGGCAGGTGTTAAGGGGATATGGGGGTTAG
- a CDS encoding M48 family metalloprotease, which produces MFAAFFLYLVLTAPLPGFALREAWGADSTCPGDVKREIRLGEELAKEVESRFHLLADPVVLSRLDAIKARLEGGLERGIHYSFRVVDDPVPNAFALPGGFCYVTSGLLKLLGSDSELAAVMAHEMVHVDRCHGMIQAARNQRLSLVALGVALATKGQTAAVVLSNLAQIAVMNSYSRDLEREADLKGLDLLIRGGYSPSGMVTALEKLWNYQIRRPYVDPGIYMDHPEMEDRIAYILKAMGSKGLRVSRKEPLGILSVRFVGGGNSCKVTVDNRVWLEDDLSKEQMLKEISKRLDRALLFETMPQEITVSKEGVLSVRGQRIISKEELPGVDLDSLRAALVKFLMDAKGMHPISKSY; this is translated from the coding sequence TTGTTTGCTGCGTTCTTCCTCTATCTTGTCTTAACAGCCCCGTTGCCCGGTTTTGCCCTCCGGGAGGCTTGGGGTGCGGATTCCACCTGCCCTGGGGATGTCAAGAGGGAGATAAGATTAGGTGAAGAGCTGGCGAAAGAGGTGGAGTCCCGTTTTCATCTGTTGGCGGACCCGGTGGTTCTGTCAAGGCTTGATGCTATAAAGGCCCGCCTTGAAGGAGGGCTTGAGAGGGGTATTCACTATAGCTTCAGGGTTGTGGATGATCCTGTCCCGAATGCGTTTGCCCTGCCTGGAGGCTTTTGTTACGTCACCAGTGGTCTTTTGAAGCTGCTTGGTTCAGATTCTGAGCTGGCGGCGGTGATGGCCCATGAGATGGTTCACGTGGACCGGTGTCACGGGATGATACAGGCGGCTAGGAATCAGCGGCTATCCTTGGTGGCCTTGGGTGTGGCGCTTGCCACAAAGGGGCAGACCGCAGCCGTGGTCCTCTCCAACCTGGCACAGATAGCGGTGATGAACTCGTACAGCAGGGATTTGGAGAGGGAGGCGGATCTCAAGGGGCTGGATCTCTTGATAAGGGGAGGATACTCTCCGTCCGGAATGGTTACAGCGCTGGAGAAGCTCTGGAATTATCAGATCAGAAGGCCCTATGTGGACCCTGGCATATACATGGACCATCCGGAGATGGAGGACCGCATAGCCTATATCTTGAAGGCCATGGGATCCAAGGGGCTTAGGGTATCCCGGAAGGAGCCGCTTGGCATTCTTTCCGTTAGGTTCGTGGGTGGTGGCAATAGTTGCAAGGTGACGGTGGACAATAGGGTATGGCTTGAGGATGATCTATCTAAGGAGCAAATGCTCAAGGAGATATCGAAAAGGTTGGACCGGGCGTTGCTTTTCGAGACCATGCCCCAGGAGATAACGGTATCCAAGGAAGGGGTCCTGTCCGTTCGGGGACAAAGGATAATATCCAAGGAGGAGCTGCCCGGAGTGGACCTCGACTCCCTTAGGGCGGCTCTTGTAAAATTCCTTATGGATGCCAAGGGAATGCATCCCATCAGCAAGAGTTATTGA
- the dnaX gene encoding DNA polymerase III subunit gamma/tau — protein sequence MYLSLYRKYRPRRFSEISGQRRVVEALVSSLESGKVPHAFLFSGPRGCGKTSAARLLAKRLNCSSPLVGGESCGQCPSCESIQRGDHLDVVEIDGASNRGIEEIRALKDQVALAPFQAPNKVYIIDEVHMLTEAAFNALLKTLEEPPSRVYFVLATTEPQKVPVTIRSRCVHFPFQRIPTEDIKDRLVEVSSLEGIEADEEALWELARHADGALRDALSMMEQAISVGAGRVTLDAVSGILGGCGRDVLQGWVEKVRTDPKGAFLTLMDMIRSGSNLERFVEGLFLIFRDLMFVNRWGSQVVGALGVSSQEGEFLVEEAPLWDQEVLRAICSMLADLMPRARQGMRADVFAGLLQRGIDCAILGAGPQLAQGKGDTRGAEVPSRARGDVPGTSFSSAGVIPSGEAGSPVKEVRGRASAGDGAARPVVVSSDGGGGESPRGSRIAGDLRLSIFRRLMEEDPALGCALMHCGIYADADAAYLDVPHDPLVSSYMAGYRARAVVSQVFLEVLGVPLEGVDPEGGDEEVPAPSLPPVPELQEDDIVWERVVSSPPGALDGKPDVKGCAVPRETDAGSDGDGIRDALSWLDGEVLYVRASDETSEEDDLQEEEAE from the coding sequence ATGTACCTTTCTCTTTACAGGAAGTACCGGCCCAGGCGGTTCTCGGAGATCTCCGGGCAAAGACGGGTCGTGGAGGCCCTTGTGAGTTCTTTGGAGAGCGGTAAGGTCCCCCATGCATTTTTATTCTCCGGTCCCAGGGGGTGCGGCAAGACCAGCGCCGCCAGGCTTTTAGCAAAGCGGCTCAACTGTTCGTCTCCCCTTGTTGGAGGGGAGAGCTGTGGCCAGTGTCCTAGCTGTGAGTCCATCCAGCGGGGGGATCACCTTGACGTGGTGGAGATAGACGGGGCATCTAACCGTGGAATTGAGGAGATCAGGGCCCTTAAGGACCAGGTCGCTTTGGCTCCCTTTCAGGCTCCCAATAAGGTATACATAATAGACGAGGTCCACATGTTGACGGAGGCGGCGTTTAACGCTCTTTTAAAGACCCTTGAGGAGCCTCCAAGCAGGGTTTATTTCGTGTTAGCCACTACGGAGCCGCAGAAGGTGCCGGTCACCATAAGGTCAAGATGCGTCCATTTCCCGTTTCAGCGCATCCCCACGGAGGACATAAAGGATAGGTTGGTTGAGGTGTCATCTCTGGAGGGGATAGAGGCGGATGAGGAGGCCCTGTGGGAGCTGGCAAGGCATGCGGATGGAGCTCTCCGGGACGCCCTTTCCATGATGGAGCAGGCCATATCTGTGGGGGCTGGCCGGGTGACCCTAGATGCGGTATCCGGGATACTTGGAGGCTGCGGAAGAGATGTCCTTCAGGGGTGGGTGGAGAAGGTCCGTACTGACCCCAAGGGTGCTTTTTTGACCCTCATGGATATGATCCGCAGCGGCAGTAACCTGGAGAGGTTTGTGGAGGGGCTTTTTTTAATTTTTAGGGATTTGATGTTCGTGAACCGTTGGGGTTCGCAGGTGGTGGGGGCCCTTGGGGTATCCTCTCAGGAGGGGGAGTTCCTTGTTGAGGAGGCTCCTTTGTGGGACCAAGAGGTTCTGAGGGCTATCTGCTCCATGTTGGCGGATTTGATGCCAAGGGCAAGGCAGGGCATGAGGGCTGACGTGTTTGCGGGGCTTCTGCAGAGGGGGATAGATTGCGCTATCCTGGGTGCTGGCCCTCAGCTTGCGCAGGGCAAGGGGGATACTAGGGGGGCAGAAGTTCCTTCCCGTGCCCGTGGGGATGTCCCAGGAACAAGCTTTTCTAGCGCCGGTGTGATCCCATCGGGGGAGGCGGGTTCACCGGTCAAGGAGGTGCGAGGTAGGGCCTCTGCGGGGGATGGGGCTGCTCGACCTGTTGTGGTGAGCTCCGATGGCGGTGGTGGTGAAAGCCCTAGGGGGAGCCGAATTGCTGGGGATCTTAGGCTCTCCATATTTAGGCGTCTTATGGAGGAAGACCCGGCCCTTGGGTGTGCGCTTATGCATTGTGGGATATATGCGGATGCTGACGCTGCATATCTAGACGTACCCCATGATCCGTTGGTGTCGAGCTACATGGCGGGCTATCGGGCTAGGGCAGTGGTTTCCCAGGTTTTCCTGGAGGTTCTTGGGGTTCCTTTGGAGGGGGTTGACCCTGAGGGGGGCGATGAGGAGGTCCCCGCACCTTCGTTGCCACCGGTCCCGGAGCTTCAAGAAGATGATATTGTATGGGAGCGGGTGGTATCCTCGCCTCCAGGGGCTCTAGACGGGAAGCCTGATGTTAAGGGGTGTGCTGTACCGCGGGAAACGGACGCCGGGTCCGATGGGGATGGGATAAGGGATGCCCTCTCATGGCTTGACGGGGAGGTCCTTTACGTCAGGGCAAGCGATGAAACCTCTGAGGAAGATGATTTGCAGGAGGAAGAGGCTGAATGA
- the mtrB gene encoding trp RNA-binding attenuation protein MtrB, with translation MRQVEGVQRMSVMSDYVVVKALEDGVTVIGLTRGQETKFSHTEKLDKGEVWIAQFTEHTSAIKVRGASEIYTKHGKIDSGR, from the coding sequence GTGAGACAAGTGGAGGGTGTCCAGCGCATGTCGGTCATGAGTGATTACGTGGTGGTCAAGGCTTTGGAGGATGGGGTGACCGTCATAGGTTTGACCAGGGGGCAGGAGACTAAATTCTCCCATACGGAGAAGCTTGATAAGGGTGAGGTTTGGATCGCTCAGTTTACGGAGCATACCTCCGCCATAAAGGTGAGGGGAGCAAGCGAGATATACACTAAGCACGGTAAGATAGACAGCGGGAGGTGA
- the pyk gene encoding pyruvate kinase has translation MRRVKIVCTLGPACSDYDVLRAMAEAGMNVARFNFSHGEYETHELNLKLVRQVEQEIRRPIATLLDTKGPEIRTGLLKGHSPVMLQQGKSFDLVIPEIEGDERGVSISYHNLPSEVSPGMDVFIDDGTIHLRVERVYEDRISCKVLVGGELGERKGVNVPEAALSVPTLTSKDIEDIKWGVEKGMDYIAVSFVRTRDDIIQVRRVLEELGGTMKIIAKIETRQAFQNLEDIAQVVDGMMVARGDLGVEMPTEDVPLAQKRIVDVCRLQGKPVIVATQMLDSMIRNPRPTRAEANDVANAVLDGADAVMLSGETAKGKYPIQAVETMSRIVNRAEGEMRLWQRYQQVQVANHVADAVSHAAMTIAEDMKAAAIISLTRSGSTARMVSKYRPQCPIVAATPSKNTWRELALLWGVYPVMRDEASNAEEAVEAAMSAALEEGFVAEGDLVVITAGVPVGIPGTTNMVQVYTIGQILVKGLSLIKREASGFVCRCKNAKEALEKMRPGDVLVVEQTDKDYVPAMRKASAIIAEEGGLTSHAAIVALELGIPCVVSAKDSMKLLQDGMLVTVDGTRGVVYQGRVKLR, from the coding sequence TTGAGACGGGTGAAGATAGTTTGTACTTTGGGGCCCGCGTGCAGCGATTACGATGTTTTGAGGGCCATGGCGGAGGCGGGAATGAACGTTGCTCGTTTTAACTTCAGTCACGGGGAATACGAGACTCACGAGCTTAACCTGAAGCTGGTTCGTCAGGTGGAACAGGAGATAAGGCGTCCCATCGCCACGCTTTTGGATACCAAGGGTCCGGAGATTAGGACCGGCCTTCTGAAGGGTCATTCTCCGGTGATGTTGCAGCAGGGGAAGAGCTTTGACCTGGTGATCCCTGAGATAGAGGGGGACGAGAGGGGAGTTTCGATAAGCTACCACAACCTTCCCTCGGAGGTCTCCCCGGGCATGGACGTGTTCATTGATGACGGCACCATTCACCTGAGGGTCGAGCGGGTATATGAGGACCGCATATCCTGCAAGGTCTTGGTGGGCGGAGAGCTTGGGGAGCGGAAGGGGGTTAACGTCCCGGAGGCGGCGCTTTCGGTCCCCACCCTCACATCGAAGGACATAGAGGACATCAAGTGGGGTGTGGAGAAGGGGATGGACTACATAGCGGTCTCCTTCGTGAGGACCCGGGACGACATAATTCAGGTGAGGCGGGTTTTAGAAGAGCTGGGCGGTACCATGAAGATCATCGCCAAGATAGAGACCCGGCAGGCCTTCCAGAACTTGGAGGACATTGCCCAGGTGGTTGACGGTATGATGGTGGCTCGTGGGGATCTTGGGGTTGAGATGCCCACGGAGGATGTCCCGCTTGCGCAAAAGCGAATAGTGGACGTATGCCGTCTCCAGGGGAAGCCGGTCATCGTGGCCACTCAGATGTTGGACTCCATGATAAGGAATCCCCGGCCCACTAGGGCGGAGGCTAACGACGTGGCCAATGCGGTGTTGGACGGGGCGGATGCGGTGATGTTGTCCGGGGAGACCGCAAAGGGTAAGTATCCTATCCAAGCGGTGGAGACCATGAGCCGGATCGTTAACCGCGCCGAGGGGGAGATGCGCCTGTGGCAGCGGTATCAGCAGGTTCAGGTGGCTAACCATGTGGCTGATGCGGTGAGCCACGCGGCCATGACGATAGCTGAGGACATGAAGGCGGCGGCCATAATATCCCTTACCAGAAGCGGAAGCACCGCCAGGATGGTGAGTAAGTATCGTCCCCAGTGCCCCATCGTGGCGGCTACCCCATCGAAGAACACCTGGAGGGAGTTGGCACTCCTTTGGGGTGTTTACCCGGTTATGAGGGACGAGGCCAGCAACGCAGAGGAGGCGGTTGAGGCCGCCATGTCTGCCGCACTGGAAGAGGGTTTCGTCGCCGAGGGAGATCTGGTCGTCATAACCGCCGGGGTGCCAGTTGGAATACCTGGCACCACCAACATGGTTCAGGTTTACACCATAGGCCAGATATTGGTTAAGGGTTTGTCCCTCATAAAGAGAGAGGCCTCGGGGTTTGTGTGTCGTTGTAAGAATGCCAAGGAAGCATTGGAGAAGATGCGCCCCGGGGATGTGCTTGTGGTGGAGCAGACCGACAAGGACTATGTTCCTGCCATGAGAAAGGCCTCTGCGATCATAGCGGAGGAGGGTGGTCTTACCAGCCACGCTGCCATAGTGGCGTTGGAGCTTGGCATTCCCTGTGTGGTGAGCGCCAAGGATTCCATGAAGCTCCTCCAGGATGGTATGTTGGTCACTGTGGACGGTACCAGAGGAGTGGTCTATCAGGGGAGGGTGAAGCTTCGCTGA
- a CDS encoding NUDIX hydrolase: MLTRRPFTLRRHPGQIAFPGGARDPEDRTPADTASREAAEEVSPSGDWRPVAVMSPVRAITSSFNVVPVVFVSLDGEPVFAPSPQEVDAIEKIPLPKLGDFSFDEMGGPELILCGLGRVFGLTARVLLALALKSEEIRWLF; this comes from the coding sequence TTGCTGACCAGGCGCCCGTTTACCCTAAGGCGCCACCCCGGACAGATAGCCTTTCCTGGGGGAGCCAGGGATCCTGAAGATCGTACGCCGGCAGATACCGCCAGCCGGGAGGCGGCGGAGGAGGTTTCTCCTTCGGGGGACTGGCGCCCAGTTGCGGTTATGTCCCCCGTTAGGGCAATAACCAGCTCGTTCAACGTGGTGCCGGTGGTGTTTGTAAGCTTAGATGGTGAACCCGTATTTGCGCCATCCCCTCAAGAGGTTGATGCGATTGAGAAGATCCCCCTCCCAAAGCTGGGGGATTTCTCCTTTGACGAAATGGGAGGTCCGGAGCTGATTTTATGTGGTTTGGGAAGGGTTTTCGGCCTCACCGCCAGGGTGTTGTTGGCTCTTGCCCTTAAATCGGAGGAGATACGATGGCTCTTCTAG
- a CDS encoding deoxyribonuclease IV, with amino-acid sequence MALLGAHVSVEGGLWRAFERGMALGCQCIQIFTKSQLQWFASPVSIDQCQRFYRAWMGCGFIPVVAHGSYLINLASSDLSMWERSVEALVMEMQRCDALGIESLVFHPGHHGGAGYEAGMANLERGIEAVLERSPSSVRLLLEPSAGQGTAVGYVLKDCVELCVRMGIKRVGLCLDTCHLFAAGYDIRSPGGYRRTLGALGDMGVSIVGCWHLNDSKDPKGSRKDRHERVGNGAIGLSAFGMVLQDQNFSKTPAILEISPAFAAEDMAILSKLR; translated from the coding sequence ATGGCTCTTCTAGGGGCGCACGTGTCGGTTGAGGGGGGACTCTGGAGGGCCTTCGAGAGGGGAATGGCCTTGGGATGCCAGTGCATTCAGATCTTCACAAAGAGCCAGTTGCAGTGGTTTGCATCCCCCGTATCCATTGACCAGTGTCAACGGTTTTACAGGGCATGGATGGGTTGCGGTTTTATCCCTGTGGTGGCGCATGGTTCATACCTCATCAACCTGGCATCTAGCGATTTGTCCATGTGGGAGCGGAGTGTGGAAGCCCTCGTTATGGAGATGCAGCGCTGTGATGCCTTGGGGATAGAGTCCTTGGTATTTCATCCCGGCCATCACGGTGGTGCGGGGTATGAGGCGGGGATGGCGAACCTTGAGAGGGGTATAGAGGCGGTTTTGGAGCGATCTCCGAGTTCCGTGAGGCTCCTTCTGGAACCCTCCGCCGGGCAGGGCACCGCCGTAGGTTATGTGCTGAAGGACTGCGTTGAGCTCTGTGTGCGAATGGGGATAAAGAGGGTTGGTCTATGCCTTGATACGTGCCATCTTTTCGCCGCGGGGTATGATATCAGGTCCCCCGGAGGGTATCGACGAACCCTTGGAGCCTTGGGTGATATGGGGGTGTCCATAGTAGGATGTTGGCATCTTAATGATTCCAAGGACCCTAAGGGGTCTAGAAAGGACAGGCATGAGAGGGTGGGTAACGGGGCCATCGGTTTGTCTGCCTTCGGGATGGTTTTACAGGACCAAAACTTCTCTAAAACCCCCGCAATCTTGGAGATATCTCCTGCCTTTGCGGCGGAGGACATGGCGATTCTGAGCAAGCTAAGATAG
- a CDS encoding alanine racemase produces the protein MDRLPVLSVDLDLIRFNAYRVCSMAAAAGVSIWGITKGLCGEPGVAMAMLEGGCSALGDSRLQNFEKMRRAGIEGPFFLIRIPMLSEVDRMVHLADGCLISSLETLEVLEGRCALERKSFKVILMFDLGDLREGFMVEDAPRVGGFCASLSWVKVEGVGTNLGCFGGVLATPANQRELLEVAQVIREASGFDVPIVSGGGTLALRLLEDGTLPAGVNNLRVGEGIILGTDSTGMRDIPYLRRDAVKLISEVVELRRKPSVPRGEIGRDAFGNLPVFEDLGERLRAILAVGRQDTRPEGLTPLDEGVRILGASSDHMVCDVEDAIHISMGCKLSFRPNYGAMLQSATSEYVAKEYLGV, from the coding sequence ATGGACCGGTTGCCAGTCCTTTCCGTTGACCTTGATCTGATACGTTTTAACGCTTACAGGGTATGTTCCATGGCTGCCGCCGCTGGGGTTTCGATTTGGGGGATCACCAAGGGGCTTTGCGGGGAACCGGGGGTTGCAATGGCCATGCTGGAAGGCGGTTGTTCGGCTTTGGGGGACAGCCGGCTTCAAAACTTTGAGAAGATGAGAAGGGCTGGGATCGAAGGCCCTTTCTTTTTGATAAGGATTCCCATGCTCAGCGAGGTGGACCGAATGGTTCATCTGGCAGATGGTTGTTTAATATCCTCTCTGGAGACCTTGGAGGTTCTTGAAGGGCGCTGTGCGCTGGAGAGGAAGTCTTTCAAGGTGATACTCATGTTCGACCTGGGGGATCTAAGGGAGGGTTTTATGGTTGAAGATGCCCCCAGGGTGGGGGGTTTTTGCGCGTCCCTTTCGTGGGTCAAGGTGGAGGGGGTCGGGACTAACCTAGGGTGTTTCGGTGGGGTTTTAGCTACCCCCGCTAACCAGAGGGAGCTATTAGAGGTAGCTCAGGTCATACGAGAGGCGTCTGGTTTTGACGTTCCAATAGTATCCGGAGGTGGAACCTTAGCCCTTAGGTTATTAGAGGACGGTACTCTGCCAGCGGGGGTGAACAACTTAAGGGTAGGAGAGGGTATAATCCTTGGGACCGACTCAACGGGCATGAGGGATATCCCCTATCTTCGAAGGGATGCGGTCAAGCTCATCTCGGAGGTGGTGGAACTTCGGCGTAAGCCGTCGGTGCCAAGGGGTGAGATTGGAAGGGATGCTTTTGGTAACTTGCCGGTGTTTGAGGACCTTGGGGAGAGGTTAAGGGCGATACTGGCGGTTGGTCGTCAGGATACCAGGCCGGAGGGGCTTACCCCGTTGGACGAGGGGGTAAGGATTCTTGGGGCCTCCAGCGACCACATGGTTTGCGACGTAGAAGATGCCATCCATATTTCGATGGGTTGTAAGTTGAGCTTTCGGCCTAACTACGGGGCCATGCTTCAGAGCGCCACTTCGGAGTACGTGGCGAAAGAGTACTTAGGTGTTTAA